The stretch of DNA ATCAAATGGCTTGCAGCTGGACTGATAATGGTAATTGCATCCATAGCCATAAAATTTGAGACAGGGATATCTGAATCAACTTCAAGCTTATTCATGGGAATCGTATGGCTTGCATTAAGTAACATGTACAAGAATGCACACACATACTACATAACCACAGATAGGATAATATCGGAATACAAGTTCATCAAGGAGAAGACTAGGGAGATAAGCTACCAATACATTACGGATTTAGTTGTAGAGAAGGGGGTTATTGGGAGAATACTGAACGTGGGGACAATAATACCAGTATCCACAGCTGGTCTTGGACTTGGAGGGGAGATAGCAGCCATAAGCGGAAAAATAGATGTTAAACAGACAAGTTTAGGAGTTATAGCAGGCACAAACATTGTAATGCCGAAGGGTAGAAGCCCAAACGTCCTATTCGGAGTTAAAGATCCAATGAAAGTTAAGGAGATAATATCTAAGGAGATGGCTAAACATAGTGAGAGTGGAATATTGACGAAGATCTCAGAAAACCTTGAGAAGATATTGGAGAAAACTGAGAGGAAGGGGGAATCAGCCACTGGAACTGTGGGAGACAAGCCCAAGGGAGAGTAAATCCACATCTATCTCAGCCCTACTACGCCAACCAATACTTAGATGATCATCCTTAACATCCAAGTAGCCTAACTTAACAAACCTATCCAAAAGCAATTCAACCCTCCACCTTGGAAGCTTCTCAGCAAGTAAATCCTCCAAATCCCTCCTCCTCACACTACCACCCCTAGAATTTATTATGGAGATACATGCAGCTAAAGCTCCAAGCTCATCAATACTCCAACCAGCAGTTAGAACATCAGTGATCTTAGCTGGATATCTAAATGTAACCATGAAGAGAGCTCTATCATAATCCTCAGCCCTAGGTTCAGAAACCTCCTCCACAAAGACTATTTTAACCTTTAAACCAAATTTCGCAAGCTCCTCATCCAAAACCTTAATTATATCAAGGTACCTCCTACCAAGAGATCTCCTAAGCTCCCACCCCTTAACCCCAGGCCTCCTATGCCTCTGTATTAGTAGAAGTTGAGCTGCACGTTCAATCTTAGATTTCAAATCGGCTTTCTCAGACACCCCTAACCCTCCTCAACCACTCATCATATGAAATGGATATTGCAATGGAATTTGAACCTGAAACTTGAACCCTCTCTTCAAATGGTATTATCAAGTAATCATCAACTTTAGGATCATAATCTAAACCCACATAACCATAGGATACTAGGTATGAGAGCATGTAAGCCTTCAAAACTGATTCTTCAAAACTATTGGATCTTATGAAATCCCAATAATAGATTTTACCACCCTTAGAGGCTTCCTTAACCCTACCCCAAAACTCCTCAATCATCTCACTAAAAGAGCCTTTCAACGCAAGCCTCTCCCTAATAAGATCCTCAAAGGAAATGGATTCAATCGTGGAGATTTGAGGTGGAAGTCTACCCCACCTACCCCTCAAGGGAGGGAGATTAACCCAATACTTCGCAGCTTCCTCAAAACCCATACGGGATATCAACCTCACAGAAGCGATGGGGCGCATGGCTTGACATAGTATATGTGCAAGATCACTTAAACTCAAACTCTTAACTTTAGCTTCAATTATCAATGGGTCGAAGTATAGCTTTGAAGATTTATCCCTAACCCATCTACCTTGAAACTCGACAACCCTACTTAAAGCCTCCAAAGCCTCCAAATCCAAAACTAAATCCTCAGTGGAGCTTGATTGGGAGAGGAAATCCCTAAGATACTTAATGTACCTTTCAACTTCAATGGTGAATGGATCTACACCTCTACGGAGAACACGCTCACAAGTACTTATAATCCTCTCCACATATTCACGTTTAACTTTAAAGCTCACTTGGACACCACCTTAACCTCAGACTTCCCACCAACATTCTGCACAAATATTATGTTAACCCTCCCCTCCCCAACAATTACTGGACTTGGAGTTATAGCCAGATATTGTGCTTCAGCATCCTTGAAATATGATAGAATACACTTAAATATTGCCTCCCTATTCCTCGGATCCATATGGATATCAAACTCATCCACAGCTCTAAATGGGGATTTTATGAATCTCTGGGCTGCCAATAGGAATGATACTATGGCTGTTGTCCTCTCACCACCACTCTGAGAATATCCATCGAGTAAGATGGGCTCAGAACCCCTAAATCCAACGAGAATCTCCAAACCAGCCTTCTCCACATCATCAAGATTTGTAACCCTAACATGCCCTGTGGCATTAAGTTCAGAGAGCAAGTCGCGATAGATCCCATTTATCTCAGAAACAATGTTCATTATAGCTTTCCTCCAAGCTTCAACACGATCATTAAGCTCCCTCAATATTGCCTCCCTATTCTCACTAAGTATCTTAGCCTTCTCAGAAAGCTCATTGAATGTGGAGTTAAAGCTATTATACATTTTCTCAGCTTCAGGTGAAACTGGACCTAAAGCTTCAATCCTAGCATTAATCATCATCAAATCAGAGTTAACTTCATCCAAATCCCTAACAGTGCTTGGCATGGGACCAGCCCTCTTAGCATCCTCCAATAGAGATTCCAATTCACCCTCCAAAGACTTCAAATCCCTCTCCCTCAACTTAACCTCAGAAAATAATTCCTCAATCCTATAACCCAAAATAGCCCTAGAAGAAAACTTACCAACATAATCCCTGAATATGAATTCAAAACGTTTACATGCATCTTCAAAATCCACCCTAAGCTTGGAGAACTTTGATGATACCTCCTCAAAATCCCCTGAAACTCTACCCAAAGCTTCAAGTCTACCAATAATCCTAGAATACTCTATAAGCATATCCATAATCCTCCTCCTCTCCAACTCAACTTGAATCATACCTTCCTCCAAAACCTTAATTTCAGAGTTAAGCTCATCATAAGATCTTTTAAGAGAATCAAGCTTACCCCTCAACCCTTCAATTCTAGCCTTCAAATCATTAACAGACTTCAATTTACGGTTAACCTTAGACCATGCAAGCTCAACTTCCAATTCACCTTTACGCTTCATAAGCTCATCCTTAACCTTAAGCTTCTCATACTCACCACGCCAGAAATCTAGATTGGCTTTAGCCTTCTCAAGCATAGATTTAACTTCAGCCTCATCTTTCAAAACCCCCTCCAACCTCCCCCTAACATCCATAATCCTCTCCCTATAATGGGTTAAACCCACAGCATCCTCCAGAAGCCTCAACTTATCCCTAGATGAAACCACAGCGAATTCTTCAACCATATTTTGATGCATTATGACAAGCATATTGTCTGGATTAAACCCGAAAGCCTTAAGTATACCTTGAATCTCCCCCCTACTATACTCTACACCATTAACCTCAAACCAGTATGAGCCATCAGCCCTAAGATACCTTGAAACCCTAATCACATCAGACTTAATCCTTGGATAAGGCCTCCTCCTACCCCTAACACTATTATCCAATACAACACTAACCCTAGCAAGCTTAGAACCCCAACGTATCAAATCCCTCAACCTCCTACCACGCTCAGTATACTGGGCACCCAAAGCCACAGATATACCAAGCAAAATGGAGGATTTACCAGAACCATTGGGACCTGTAACTATATTCAATCCAGGGCTGAGGGGGATCCTACCATACTCATAAGACATGAAATTCTCCAAAACAACTTCACGTATAAACGTCAACTAAGCATCACTCCACACAATTATAATTTAATCTGTATGGGCTAGAATATATTTTATGAGCAAAACATACACTATAATTGAGGGGGCATGGAATGGTATTAGCTGCAAAGGTGTTTAAAGTTAATGAGGAAATAGACTTGAAGAGCATAGCTAGGAAACTGCAAAACTACCATGTGGAAGAGGAAGCTGAAGAGGGGAAGAAGCTGGTAACGGAAATAATAGACCTAGACTTAACAGGGGAATCCCTAACTGGAACATACTTGAAGGACAGCATAATATACATTAATAGGAGGGGGGAGAAAACTCCAGCAGTAATAACCCTAGAAGCACCATTCAAATTCAGCAAATACAAAGACAAACTACTACTAACAATAATTGGCAAGAAGAGTTGGGCAAATCACGTTGCCAATGAATTGAGCAAAATAATATTCATAGCTATAGGGGGGATAGTGGAAGCCAAGATAAACCCTGAAACTCTTAGGAGATATCATGAGGAAAACCCTGAATCCACAAAAGTGATATTCTTCGACAACATAGACATACCAAACATAAGCAAACTAAGCCTATACGGAGAAGACTTAAAGAACACCTCACTATACACCCAATACCTATCCCATGGAACAATATGGTATATAGTGGCAACATCAAAGAAGAGTGGATACGTAATGGGGATAACTAGGAATTGCGTCATAACAGCCTTCAGCAAGATAAGCCAATACGACCTACTGAAATTCATAGAGGAAGAAATATATCCACTAATAGATTAACATTTAAACATGATTAAAGAGGCGAAGGTTGGTAGAATAATAGTTGCAAGGTTGAGGGAAAACGAAGATTTAATGCAAGAAATAATGAGGGTAGTCAAGGAGAAGGGGGTTTCAGCAGGACAAATAATGCTAATAGGAGCACTCAGCAAAGCTAGATTCGGAGTATACATGAATGGAGAATACAAAATCATGGAGGTTTCAGGACATCTGGAAATAGTCTCATGCATTGGAAACATATCTGAAGATGAGGAGGGGAAAATCATACATGCACATATAAGCGTATCAGGGGAGGATGGAGTATGCCATGGAGGACATTTAATGAATGGATGCATAATAAACCCAACAGCGGAACTAACAATAATAGAGGGGGAAAACCTAAAGCTTATAAGGAAATATGATTCGAAAACGAAGCTGAAGATGCTACAACCATAAGTTAAGCTAAATCCACAATGGGCTTAGCCTCTAAACCCATATTCCTCCTAAGCCAAATGGAAAACTGACGGGAGAATGCTCCAACAGGGTAAACCCTCTTAGCGCCAGAAGCCTCAACATAGGATACAAGTTGCTGGAAATCAGCATGATCACTAAGTGGAAAGGAAGCTTCACAATTAGGCAAGCGATATATGGAAGCCCAACCAGTGGCCATAACGCCAGGCATACCGATACTCCTAGCATACTTGTATACCTTAGCGTTGGAAGTAACCAGTGGGAGGGAGAGGGATTTAAAGGATTCATAACCCTCACTGGAAGATAGTGGGATGTAAGTTAGATCCACACCAGCTAAACGATAAACCTCATTAATCCTAGCAATTTTAGAATCCACCACAACTTCCAATCCAAGAAACCTATTAATCAATGCAATAACCTCTTGAGCTTTACCAATAGAGTAAACCTTCAAAACTGGAGGTCTACCAGACTTAATGGAGGAATCTATGAATCCAGCTAAATCCTCATAAACTCTCCACCTATCTGGAAATGAAACCTTTGGGTTACCATAAGTTGCGTCAATTATGAGTTCATCGCACTCCAAAACCTTACCAGCATTGGTAATTACGGTATCAACTAAGTTTATATCCCCAGTGTAGACTAGAGATGATGAAACCCCCTCAAACCTAAATTGTAATGACCCTAAAATATGCCCAGAATTATAAACTTCCATCATCAAACGGTCAAGAGGTATTCTCTGACCATCCATGAACAGTGGATATGAGTCATCAACCCTAACATTTGTAGCTGCCTCATAGAGTTTAAGCGTATAGTAAGAAGCCAGCTTAAACCCCCTAGACTTCAAACCAGCTACATGATCTCCATGAGCATGACTAACAACGATAGCATCCCCAAAAACATTATTGGAGCTTGGATCAATTAGGAAAGCTTTATCTTCGAGGAGTAATAGAATGCCGTTAAACCAATGCAAACTCCAATCCATCGAGACACCATAATTACTTCTTAAACAAGTCTATTAGAGACTTCTTCTCACCCTTACGAACATAATATATGTTAGTTGGAATTCTAACATTCAATCCCAAACTGAGAAATAACTCGTAAAGGGAATACTCATCAATAGTGTCTTTAATATCCCCAGACTCTATAGCTCTACCCAAAACCTCAATTATCTTCCTAGTCTCCTCAGGATACTGAGCTTCAGCACAACTTAAAATCTCCTTAGCCCTCTCAGTCAACTTATCCATAAGTATACTCCTATAATCCCTCTTCTCAGTAGATTGAACCTTCTTAAGTGATAAAGCTTTCCTCTTAAGATCAGCCATCATCCTCAACTTCAAAATCTCAAGATCAATGTCACCCTCACTCAAACCTCTCCACCCAAGTAAATATGTTAATGTAAGGTGGGATAAAAGGATTACATCACACTATCAAGCTAAAATTTATTAACTTGAGGTCTGAATAAGTAAGTTGTAAAGGATATGACCATAAGGATATACTGTGAAAGGTGCGGCTTCATATTCTATAGGGGGGATGAATTGACAAACCCGCAAGAAATAATAAAGAAGTATGGTGGAAAATGCCCAAGATGCTATAAGCCACTACAACTAAACCCAAAAAACATAAGGATAATGGGGGTAGAAGAGGGGAAATAGGGGAAAAGAGAAATATATTTATTCAAATTAATTCCAAAACTACTGATGAATAATGAAATGAAGGAGAAAGTTTACGCCATATTCAAATTCCAATGCCCAAACTGTGATGGAGACATAACAGACCTAAGACTAAAACTTAGAGTACCATGCAACAAATGCCTACCATTAGAGGATGGAGAGATAATTAAGCAGATGCATGAATTGAACGATGATGAAGCATTGAAGAGGATTATAGAGTACCTCGAACAATATGGGAGAATGGGGAAATATAAGGAAATATGGGAGTTGGAGTTAAAGGTAAATGAGGTTGAAGAGCTTTTCAAGAAAGCCAATGGGAGCAGATTTTGGAGTGCACAGAGAACTTGGTGTAAAAGGGCGCTGAGGGGGAAGAGCTTTGCAATAATTGCACCCACAGGGATGGGGAAGACGAGTTTCGGCATGATATACGCCCTATACCTAGCCAAAAATGGGAAGAAATCATACATTATACTGCCCACATCCCTACTGGCGCAACAAGTACATCAGATAATTGAGCAGTATAAGAGGAAGCTTGAACTCGAAAATATCAAGATAGCCGCATACTACGCACTACTAACAGAGAAGGAGAAGAGGGAGATGATGGAATTAATATTAAAAGGGAACTACGATATACTCATAACAACCTCATACTTCCTATCAAGAAACTATGATGCTATAGCCAACATGAAATTCAACATGATATTCGTAGACGACGTGGACTCATTCGTAAGGAGATCTAAAAACGTAGACCTTGTGCTAAAACTTTTGGGGATAAGCGATGAAGAGATTAAGGAAGCATATAAAAGAATTGAAGGTAAAAGTAGCTTAAATGGTGGAAGCTTAATTAAAGCGAGAGACAGCATACTAATAGTTTCAGGGGCATCCATAAGGTCTAGGAGGACCAAAAAGATAAAGTTGATCAGGGAACTCTTGGGATTTGAAATAAGTGGGAGGATAGAGGGGTATAGGAACATAGTGGACGTATACACACAGCCAAGAGGGGGGAGAAGCTTAATAGATGAAGCCGTAAGGGTTATCAAAGAGCTTGGGAGTGGAGGACTAATATTCATACCAGTAGACAAGGGGATGGAATACGTTAAGAAGGTTACAGAAGCACTAAACAATAGTGGCATAAAGGCAGCAGCATCAACACAAGCTAGGAGAAAGCTATTGGAGAAGTTTAGAAATGGGGAATACGATGTCCTAGTGGGGATAGCATCATATAGAAGCCCATTAACAAGAGGCATCGACCTACCGGAAACAGTAAAGTATGCAGTATTCGTTGGGGTTCCAAAGATAAGGATATCACTAGACATAAGCGAATTTAGACCATACAAGGCAATAATGCTATTGAGCAGTATAAGGGAACATGTGAAAACGGAGAGGGATAGGAATCTAATAGATGAGCAAATAGCTAAGATAAAAAGGTATTTTGCAACTGTTGGAGAAGAGGTGGTGATAGAAGTTATAGAAGCAATAAAATCAAATATAAAACTTGAAGGATATAAGGGATTCCTCCAGCAAATAATAAATGAAACAATAAAGCTGGTACAAGATTACTTAAGTAGGAAAGATATAAAGAGGAGCATTAAGAAGAGCCCATACTTAGATATTGAGGAAGGGGACAAATTAACTATAATTGTGCCAGATGTGGTAGCATACATCCAAGCTTCGGGGAGAACATCAAGACTATATGCTGGTGGAGTTTCAAAGGGGCTTGCAGTAACCATAATTGACAATAAGAAGGCCTTCAACGGGCTGATGAGAGAAATAAAGTGGTATTTAGAAGATGTGGAATTCGCCAGATACAATAAAGAGGAAATTAGGAAATTGATGAAGGAAATAAGTGATGAAAGGGTGAAGATAAAGGATATTAGGGAGGGGAGAATTGCTGGGGAATTAAAGGATATAGTCAAAACAGCATTACTCGTAGTTGAATCCCCAAAGAAAGCATCCACAATAGCAAAATTCTTCGGAACACCACACAAGAGAAGAGTTGGAGCCCTCACAATATTTGAAGTAAGCACTGGAGACTACATGCTAAACATAGCTTCAACCGCGGGACACGTCTTCGACCTAACAACACAAGATGGATATTATGGAGTCATAGTAAAAGATGAAGAGATGATCCCAGTATACGACACCATAAAGAGATGCAAGAAATGTGGAAAGACGATAAGTGACAGTATAGGTGTATGCAATATATGCGGTGGAGAACTATACGATAAAAGGGAGATTGTTGATGCATTGAAATCCATTGCAAGGGAAGTGGATATGCTCATAATAGCCACAGACGACGACTCCGAGGGGGAAAAGATAGGTTGGGATATAGCTCAAGTCCTATCACCATATGTTAGGAATATTAAGAGGATGAGGTTCCATGAGGTAACACCAAGAGCAATAAAGGAGGCACTACAAAACCTTGGGGAAATAAATATGGGTATGGTGGAAGCGCAATTATTGAGGAGGATAGAGGATAGATGGATAGGATTTGAACTTAGCAAGAAGGTTCAAGTTAATTTTGGTAGGAGAGAGCTATCCGCAGGTAGAGTGCAAACACCAGTTTTAGGGTGGGTTGTGAACAGCACAAAGGAATTGAAGGAAAACATAGTTGACATGGTGGAAATAACACTTCAAAACGATAGGAAAATCACCGTGATAATGGAGAAAACCAGGAAGAATGAACTTGCAAAAATACTCAAGGAGTTAGAATCATCAGATGTGGAAGTAGTTAAGTTGGAGGAAATTGAGGAGGAATTAAATCCAAAACCCCCATACACCACAGACGCCCTATTAAGAGACTCATCTGAAATGCTGGGATTAGGGGCATCGAGAACCATGAGCATAGCACAAGACTTATTCGAGCTAGGTTTAATCACATATCACAGGACGAGTAGCACAAGGGTATCCAACGTTGGAATGAAGGTGGCGCAAGACTACATAAGTGAAAAGTGGGGAGCAGACCTATACTACCCAAGGAGATGGGGGGCTGAGGGGGCTCATGAATGTATAAGGCCAACAAGACCAATAGATGTTAGCAGATTAAGGTACTTAATAGCATCGGGGATAATGAGACTTGGTAAAAAATTGACAAGGGATCACTACGACCTATACGATTTGATATTCAAGAGATTCATTGCAAGCCAGATGAAACCTGCAAAGATTTTGAAGGAAAAGGCGATAATAAATGTGGCAACATTGAACAAGACGGTTTCAACAGATGAGGTAGTTGAAGTCATAGATGAAGGCTTCACATTAATATCCCCAATTAGAACCATGCCAAAATTATATGTCGGCAAAATAGGGGTTAAAAGTGTAAGGAGTTGGAGAACCTCACTTAAACCACTATTCACAGAGGGAGGGCTTGTCATGCAAATGAAGGAGAGGGGGATAGGGAGACCATCAACATATGCCCATATAATCTCCACGCTCTTCGAAAGAGGGTACATAAGAACTACGACCAAGAGAGGGAAATTGATAGCCACAAGCCTAGGATCAAAAGTCTTCAACTACCTAATATCAAACTACAGTAAATACGTATGTGAAGAAACCACCAGGAAGCTTGAGGAACTGATGGATGAAGTTGAGGAGGGGAAAGCCAACTACACTGAAATACTAAGAGAACTATATGAGGAAATGATGGAGCTAGCCACAAGCACACCCCACTAAACTTTAATTGAACATATAATTATTCCTTACACGCGTCTCTTTTTACGTTTATGTTCGATCCTCCCAGATTCCTATTTTAAAATAAAATACCCCCTTACATAAAAGTCCACAGTCAAAATATATACAAAGTTTTCAGAATAATGTTAGGACGAGGTGATATAATGTCATACTTGGAGTGGATGCTGAGAATACTAAAGAACTCTGTTGATTTAGCTGGATTGCCTCAAGAAGTCTACGAATATCTAAGTAAACCAGACAGAGTACTTATAGTTAAGATACCTGTTAGAATGGACAATGGGAAACTAGTGATGTTTGAAGGCTATAGGGTGCAGCATAACAATGCTTTAGGCCCATACAAGGGAGGTATAAGATACCACCCTGAAGTTACCCTAGAAACAGACATTGCATTGGCAATGGGCATGACGCTAAAGAACTCCCTAGCAGGAATCCCATATGGTGGTGGGAAAGGTGCTGTCAAGTGCGATCCCAAGAAGATGAGCATGAAAGAGCTGGAGCAATTGAGCAGAGGTTACGCTAGAGCAATAGCCACAATAATAGGCCCCGAAATAGACATACCTGCACCAGACGTTAACACAAACCCACAGATAATGGCTTGGATGGTTGACGAATATAGCAAATTGAAGGGGTATAACGTTCCAGGAGTTTTCACAGCTAAGCCACCGGAACTTTGGGGTAATCCAGTAAGAATATACTCAACAGGATTCGGCGTAGTAGTAACTGCTAAAGCAGCTGCAGAGAAGTGGTTGGGGGGATTTGAAGGTAAGACCGTATCCATACATGGATTCGGTAACGTGGCACAGTATGCAGCTTACTGGGCAAGCAAGTATGGCGCTAAGGTGATTGCAGTAAG from Candidatus Methanomethylicota archaeon encodes:
- a CDS encoding double-stranded DNA-binding protein — protein: MSEGDIDLEILKLRMMADLKRKALSLKKVQSTEKRDYRSILMDKLTERAKEILSCAEAQYPEETRKIIEVLGRAIESGDIKDTIDEYSLYELFLSLGLNVRIPTNIYYVRKGEKKSLIDLFKK
- a CDS encoding DNA-binding protein, producing MIKEAKVGRIIVARLRENEDLMQEIMRVVKEKGVSAGQIMLIGALSKARFGVYMNGEYKIMEVSGHLEIVSCIGNISEDEEGKIIHAHISVSGEDGVCHGGHLMNGCIINPTAELTIIEGENLKLIRKYDSKTKLKMLQP
- a CDS encoding PH domain-containing protein, with translation IKWLAAGLIMVIASIAIKFETGISESTSSLFMGIVWLALSNMYKNAHTYYITTDRIISEYKFIKEKTREISYQYITDLVVEKGVIGRILNVGTIIPVSTAGLGLGGEIAAISGKIDVKQTSLGVIAGTNIVMPKGRSPNVLFGVKDPMKVKEIISKEMAKHSESGILTKISENLEKILEKTERKGESATGTVGDKPKGE
- a CDS encoding AAA family ATPase, which produces MTFIREVVLENFMSYEYGRIPLSPGLNIVTGPNGSGKSSILLGISVALGAQYTERGRRLRDLIRWGSKLARVSVVLDNSVRGRRRPYPRIKSDVIRVSRYLRADGSYWFEVNGVEYSRGEIQGILKAFGFNPDNMLVIMHQNMVEEFAVVSSRDKLRLLEDAVGLTHYRERIMDVRGRLEGVLKDEAEVKSMLEKAKANLDFWRGEYEKLKVKDELMKRKGELEVELAWSKVNRKLKSVNDLKARIEGLRGKLDSLKRSYDELNSEIKVLEEGMIQVELERRRIMDMLIEYSRIIGRLEALGRVSGDFEEVSSKFSKLRVDFEDACKRFEFIFRDYVGKFSSRAILGYRIEELFSEVKLRERDLKSLEGELESLLEDAKRAGPMPSTVRDLDEVNSDLMMINARIEALGPVSPEAEKMYNSFNSTFNELSEKAKILSENREAILRELNDRVEAWRKAIMNIVSEINGIYRDLLSELNATGHVRVTNLDDVEKAGLEILVGFRGSEPILLDGYSQSGGERTTAIVSFLLAAQRFIKSPFRAVDEFDIHMDPRNREAIFKCILSYFKDAEAQYLAITPSPVIVGEGRVNIIFVQNVGGKSEVKVVSK
- a CDS encoding Glu/Leu/Phe/Val dehydrogenase; protein product: MSYLEWMLRILKNSVDLAGLPQEVYEYLSKPDRVLIVKIPVRMDNGKLVMFEGYRVQHNNALGPYKGGIRYHPEVTLETDIALAMGMTLKNSLAGIPYGGGKGAVKCDPKKMSMKELEQLSRGYARAIATIIGPEIDIPAPDVNTNPQIMAWMVDEYSKLKGYNVPGVFTAKPPELWGNPVRIYSTGFGVVVTAKAAAEKWLGGFEGKTVSIHGFGNVAQYAAYWASKYGAKVIAVSDTSGTVYDPKGLDVELAMKVKEGTGKVINYPKGEKISDPYASLYVDADILMPCAIENVITDKNANKVKAKLIVEGANGPTTPEAERILYSRKDFVAAVPDILANAGGVVMSYLEWVENLQWYFWDEEETRSKIASIMEKNFKRTAERWEKLKNEKKDKLVTMRDAAFVLAVERIYNAMKLRGWL
- a CDS encoding MBL fold metallo-hydrolase; this translates as MDWSLHWFNGILLLLEDKAFLIDPSSNNVFGDAIVVSHAHGDHVAGLKSRGFKLASYYTLKLYEAATNVRVDDSYPLFMDGQRIPLDRLMMEVYNSGHILGSLQFRFEGVSSSLVYTGDINLVDTVITNAGKVLECDELIIDATYGNPKVSFPDRWRVYEDLAGFIDSSIKSGRPPVLKVYSIGKAQEVIALINRFLGLEVVVDSKIARINEVYRLAGVDLTYIPLSSSEGYESFKSLSLPLVTSNAKVYKYARSIGMPGVMATGWASIYRLPNCEASFPLSDHADFQQLVSYVEASGAKRVYPVGAFSRQFSIWLRRNMGLEAKPIVDLA
- the rgy gene encoding reverse gyrase codes for the protein MNNEMKEKVYAIFKFQCPNCDGDITDLRLKLRVPCNKCLPLEDGEIIKQMHELNDDEALKRIIEYLEQYGRMGKYKEIWELELKVNEVEELFKKANGSRFWSAQRTWCKRALRGKSFAIIAPTGMGKTSFGMIYALYLAKNGKKSYIILPTSLLAQQVHQIIEQYKRKLELENIKIAAYYALLTEKEKREMMELILKGNYDILITTSYFLSRNYDAIANMKFNMIFVDDVDSFVRRSKNVDLVLKLLGISDEEIKEAYKRIEGKSSLNGGSLIKARDSILIVSGASIRSRRTKKIKLIRELLGFEISGRIEGYRNIVDVYTQPRGGRSLIDEAVRVIKELGSGGLIFIPVDKGMEYVKKVTEALNNSGIKAAASTQARRKLLEKFRNGEYDVLVGIASYRSPLTRGIDLPETVKYAVFVGVPKIRISLDISEFRPYKAIMLLSSIREHVKTERDRNLIDEQIAKIKRYFATVGEEVVIEVIEAIKSNIKLEGYKGFLQQIINETIKLVQDYLSRKDIKRSIKKSPYLDIEEGDKLTIIVPDVVAYIQASGRTSRLYAGGVSKGLAVTIIDNKKAFNGLMREIKWYLEDVEFARYNKEEIRKLMKEISDERVKIKDIREGRIAGELKDIVKTALLVVESPKKASTIAKFFGTPHKRRVGALTIFEVSTGDYMLNIASTAGHVFDLTTQDGYYGVIVKDEEMIPVYDTIKRCKKCGKTISDSIGVCNICGGELYDKREIVDALKSIAREVDMLIIATDDDSEGEKIGWDIAQVLSPYVRNIKRMRFHEVTPRAIKEALQNLGEINMGMVEAQLLRRIEDRWIGFELSKKVQVNFGRRELSAGRVQTPVLGWVVNSTKELKENIVDMVEITLQNDRKITVIMEKTRKNELAKILKELESSDVEVVKLEEIEEELNPKPPYTTDALLRDSSEMLGLGASRTMSIAQDLFELGLITYHRTSSTRVSNVGMKVAQDYISEKWGADLYYPRRWGAEGAHECIRPTRPIDVSRLRYLIASGIMRLGKKLTRDHYDLYDLIFKRFIASQMKPAKILKEKAIINVATLNKTVSTDEVVEVIDEGFTLISPIRTMPKLYVGKIGVKSVRSWRTSLKPLFTEGGLVMQMKERGIGRPSTYAHIISTLFERGYIRTTTKRGKLIATSLGSKVFNYLISNYSKYVCEETTRKLEELMDEVEEGKANYTEILRELYEEMMELATSTPH